A region from the Lolium perenne isolate Kyuss_39 chromosome 4, Kyuss_2.0, whole genome shotgun sequence genome encodes:
- the LOC127296467 gene encoding superoxide dismutase [Cu-Zn] 2, giving the protein MAGKAGSLKGVALISAGGTNSTVAGALHFVQDPSTGYTEVRGRLTGLAPGLHGFHIHAFGDTTNGCNSTGPHFNPHSKSHGAPVDDERHVGDLGNIQANKDGVAEVFIKDLQISLSGPHSILGRAVVVHADSDDLGRGGHELSKSTGNAGARIGCGIIGIQPAV; this is encoded by the exons ATGGCAGGGAAAGCCGGCAGCCTCAAGGGCGTCGCCCTCATCAGCGCCGGCGGCACCAACAGCACGGTCGCCGGCGCCCTCCACTTCGTCCAAGACCCCTCCACCG GGTACACCGAGGTGAGGGGAAGGCTCACGGGCCTCGCCCCGGGCCTCCACGGCTTCCACATCCACGCCTTCGGAGACACCACCAACGGCTGCAATTCCACGG GACCCCATTTTAATCCACATAGTAAGTCCCATGGAGCACCTGTTGATGATGAACGACATGTGGGCGACCTGGGAAACATACAAGCCAACAAAGATG GCGTTGCAGAAGTCTTCATAAAGGACTTGCAG ATTTCACTGAGCGGGCCTCATTCCATACTGGGAAGAGCAGTTGTTGTTCATGCTGATTCTGATGACCTAGGAAGGG GTGGCCATGAACTCAGTAAATCAACAGGAAATGCAGGAGCCAGGATTGGATGTG GTATCATTGGAATCCAGCCTGCTGTTTAA